Proteins from a single region of Candidatus Hydrogenedentota bacterium:
- a CDS encoding carbohydrate kinase family protein, giving the protein MAFDLVTIGCVCADVKVQPVDEIPKRGTLALVPSLEMTMGGLAGVTAAVFSRLGGKAAFAGCLGKDPFGAFIIESFQELGVNTQGIRRVDNHKTAATVVLIDSKGERTFLHHVGTVGIVSEEDIDFELAKRTKVFHWGGPGLTTKLHGKPIARVFKKIQSKGVMTSIDTCFDGSGTWLPLMEEALHHTSILCTSMSEAPHYAGKSDPKEILDFFSGYGIEYILLKMGEHGMLARHKNETVAFRAHQVPVVDGTGAGDAACAGFIYGIIHGWPLAKSCALANAVGALTVQTSGAAGKAISLQAANKLMEKEPCQLSS; this is encoded by the coding sequence ATGGCGTTTGATCTGGTAACCATCGGTTGTGTTTGCGCCGATGTAAAAGTACAACCCGTTGACGAGATCCCCAAGCGCGGAACGCTCGCGCTCGTTCCTTCCCTCGAAATGACCATGGGCGGACTCGCCGGCGTCACCGCCGCCGTCTTCAGTCGGCTCGGCGGTAAGGCCGCCTTCGCCGGATGCCTCGGAAAGGACCCCTTCGGCGCCTTCATTATCGAATCCTTCCAGGAACTCGGGGTAAACACCCAGGGCATACGCCGCGTCGACAACCACAAGACCGCCGCCACCGTCGTCCTCATCGACAGCAAAGGCGAGCGCACCTTCCTCCACCATGTCGGCACGGTCGGCATCGTTTCCGAGGAGGACATCGACTTCGAGCTCGCCAAGCGCACCAAGGTCTTCCACTGGGGCGGGCCCGGGCTCACCACGAAGCTGCACGGGAAGCCCATCGCCCGCGTCTTCAAGAAGATTCAGTCGAAGGGCGTCATGACCTCCATTGACACCTGCTTCGACGGCTCGGGAACCTGGCTCCCCCTCATGGAGGAGGCGCTCCACCACACCAGCATTCTCTGCACCAGCATGAGCGAGGCGCCCCACTATGCCGGGAAATCCGACCCGAAGGAAATCCTGGATTTCTTTTCCGGATACGGGATCGAATACATCCTCCTGAAAATGGGTGAACACGGCATGCTCGCCCGCCACAAGAACGAAACCGTCGCCTTCCGGGCCCACCAGGTTCCCGTGGTCGACGGCACCGGAGCCGGCGACGCCGCGTGCGCCGGTTTCATCTACGGCATCATTCATGGCTGGCCCCTGGCGAAATCATGCGCCCTGGCCAATGCCGTGGGCGCCCTCACCGTGCAGACATCCGGCGCCGCGGGCAAAGCCATTTCCCTGCAGGCCGCCAACAAACTCATGGAGAAAGAGCCATGTCAACTATCCTCCTAA